The proteins below are encoded in one region of Asticcacaulis excentricus CB 48:
- a CDS encoding tetratricopeptide repeat protein, with translation MKTSLIALAVLATVIAGPAAAQKIDPASDLGRFHALRTEGMAALQKNDRQTALDRLTQAGEILPDSPSVLLLKAQAALELKRKPAARAALIDYLKRGLVLDLARYPEFNAIWDADLESLQAANTARTGSLKTLNRLTGLNLMEGVAVLDDGTLLATSLRNGVVGPLSDMGLEKRLSLRAGAAANAIAVREGVLWASTSTSRQTVGYAPDAKITSKLIKVDLATGKILAQFEDTRPDRRLADLYAGKEDLYVSDGNTGEVLRLNGYQGKLQVLIPEGYLGSPQGLVENADASALIVADYASGLYRVDLGKGTLTRLIAPDGAALLGIDGLYRYGNDLIAVQNGFKPNRILRLRMRADWSAVEKAEVLLRGHPDLEEPSGGQVIGDRFVFVARSQWSEFDDKGNIRRATPAPVVIGEIALKP, from the coding sequence ATGAAGACTTCCCTGATCGCGTTGGCGGTATTGGCGACGGTAATCGCGGGCCCGGCAGCCGCGCAAAAGATTGATCCGGCCTCTGACCTTGGCCGCTTTCATGCCCTGCGCACCGAAGGCATGGCCGCCTTGCAGAAGAATGATCGGCAGACCGCACTCGATCGCTTGACGCAGGCCGGGGAGATTTTGCCGGATTCGCCGTCGGTCCTGCTGCTAAAGGCACAGGCGGCGCTGGAACTGAAACGAAAACCGGCGGCACGGGCGGCACTGATAGACTATCTCAAGCGCGGTCTGGTGCTTGATCTGGCGCGCTATCCGGAGTTCAATGCGATCTGGGACGCGGATCTTGAGTCGCTGCAGGCGGCCAATACCGCCCGCACGGGCAGCCTGAAGACGCTCAATCGCCTGACGGGTCTCAACCTGATGGAAGGGGTGGCGGTGCTTGACGACGGGACGCTGCTGGCCACTAGCCTGCGCAACGGCGTCGTCGGTCCGTTGAGTGATATGGGCCTCGAAAAGCGCCTTTCGTTGCGCGCCGGTGCGGCCGCTAACGCCATTGCGGTCAGGGAGGGTGTGCTGTGGGCCTCGACCTCGACGTCGCGTCAGACCGTAGGCTATGCGCCCGATGCCAAGATTACCTCCAAGTTGATCAAGGTTGATCTGGCCACTGGCAAGATACTGGCGCAGTTTGAAGACACGCGGCCGGACCGGCGGCTGGCTGACCTATATGCCGGCAAGGAAGACCTATATGTGTCCGATGGCAATACGGGGGAGGTGCTGCGCCTGAACGGCTATCAGGGCAAGCTACAGGTGCTCATCCCCGAAGGGTATCTCGGCTCACCGCAGGGTCTTGTTGAGAATGCCGACGCCAGCGCACTGATCGTCGCCGACTATGCGTCGGGGCTTTACCGCGTCGATCTGGGCAAGGGGACCTTAACGCGCCTGATCGCGCCCGACGGGGCAGCGCTGTTGGGGATTGACGGGCTCTATCGTTACGGCAACGATCTGATCGCGGTGCAAAATGGGTTTAAACCCAACCGCATCCTCCGCTTGCGGATGCGTGCGGACTGGAGTGCGGTGGAAAAGGCTGAGGTCCTGCTGCGCGGGCACCCCGACCTTGAGGAACCGAGCGGCGGCCAGGTGATCGGTGATCGCTTCGTCTTTGTGGCGCGCAGCCAGTGGTCGGAGTTTGACGATAAGGGCAATATCCGCCGCGCTACCCCGGCCCCCGTGGTCATCGGTGAAATCGCGCTCAAGCCATAA
- a CDS encoding flagellar hook assembly protein FlgD, whose translation MVTSVSNTSATNSSATSSTSSTNGLATTYETFLGLLTAQIKNQDPLSPMDSTQWTNQLVQYTSVEQQLKANEYLKSLVGLGAGNMASSVNMIGKTAIADIDTQTFKDKPLTWHYELASTASQVGVEVLDADGKTVWKGTSDQLNKGDNTFTWDGKDSTGNTVKEGDYTLKVTATSASGSAIANAISVQQRVDATELIDGEIVLRMGNSLIAMSAITGVRETADA comes from the coding sequence ATGGTCACGTCTGTATCCAATACCTCCGCCACGAATTCGAGCGCCACCTCTTCGACCTCATCCACCAATGGGCTGGCCACCACCTATGAGACCTTCTTAGGGCTCCTGACCGCGCAGATCAAAAATCAGGATCCATTGTCGCCGATGGATTCTACGCAGTGGACCAACCAGCTTGTCCAGTATACCAGCGTCGAACAGCAGCTTAAGGCAAATGAATATCTGAAGTCGCTCGTGGGGCTCGGGGCGGGCAATATGGCCAGTTCAGTCAATATGATCGGCAAGACCGCAATTGCCGACATTGACACCCAGACCTTCAAGGACAAGCCGCTCACATGGCATTACGAACTGGCCAGCACGGCGTCACAGGTGGGGGTCGAAGTGCTCGATGCTGACGGCAAAACCGTCTGGAAGGGCACCTCTGATCAACTGAATAAAGGGGACAACACCTTTACCTGGGATGGCAAAGATTCGACCGGTAATACGGTGAAAGAAGGCGATTACACGCTCAAGGTCACCGCTACATCAGCCAGTGGCTCGGCTATCGCCAATGCGATCTCTGTCCAGCAGCGCGTCGATGCCACCGAACTGATCGATGGCGAGATTGTCCTGCGCATGGGTAATTCGCTGATCGCCATGTCCGCCATAACGGGCGTTCGGGAAACCGCCGATGCCTGA
- a CDS encoding flagellar hook-length control protein FliK has product MASAEVRSAKSTLFNHALEAAQTEDAGALPEKVSSQSTDDSEEQTNETGELSPGLLAVLLGQQVPQPGAALAQVQAEETVDEAQQTQALAVGVRPPPLDPQAVGLPLTALMAEAAAKISDEISEDATPDDLMPETGEDGTAATLVTASTKAELRSLADTLQSLSGALKGDGATEASNRQVAAQSQAAANSALSQIQAQTLPQTDSGVRFTPPATNAQETARTYSQSAHALENIAALSAQITRRLGSKSTSFDMELRPADMGRVEVKLEIAHDGKLTAHLRFDSPVAESEFKGRQDDLRRQLEQAGFKMDDASLSFASGDQGRGRQRTPSESSDYGSPVSDTEVASADAHSLIDAQLLAEASTDLAFYNRLSADGYGPARTLSLSLLV; this is encoded by the coding sequence GTGGCCTCTGCCGAGGTGCGGTCGGCGAAGTCAACGCTTTTCAATCATGCGCTGGAGGCGGCGCAAACTGAAGACGCCGGTGCGCTGCCGGAAAAGGTCTCTTCGCAATCCACCGATGATAGCGAAGAACAGACAAACGAGACGGGAGAGCTGAGCCCTGGACTGTTGGCTGTTTTACTAGGACAGCAAGTCCCCCAGCCCGGTGCTGCGCTCGCTCAGGTTCAAGCCGAAGAGACTGTCGACGAGGCGCAGCAGACGCAAGCCCTTGCTGTGGGAGTGCGGCCGCCACCTCTAGACCCCCAAGCGGTAGGGCTGCCCCTAACGGCCTTGATGGCTGAGGCCGCAGCTAAGATATCCGATGAGATTTCAGAAGACGCGACGCCCGATGATCTAATGCCTGAAACAGGTGAGGACGGAACTGCAGCGACCTTGGTGACGGCTTCGACGAAGGCCGAGCTTCGTTCCTTGGCCGACACTTTACAATCTCTGTCCGGCGCACTGAAAGGTGATGGAGCCACGGAGGCCAGCAACCGCCAAGTGGCGGCGCAATCCCAAGCCGCCGCCAATTCGGCACTCAGCCAAATTCAGGCGCAGACCTTGCCCCAAACCGACAGCGGCGTGCGTTTCACGCCGCCTGCCACGAACGCTCAAGAAACCGCGCGTACCTACAGTCAGTCCGCCCACGCGTTAGAAAACATTGCTGCCCTCAGCGCCCAGATCACGCGACGGCTTGGAAGCAAATCGACCAGCTTTGATATGGAACTGCGCCCCGCTGATATGGGTAGGGTGGAGGTAAAGCTTGAAATTGCGCATGATGGCAAGCTCACGGCTCATCTACGTTTCGACAGTCCGGTGGCAGAAAGCGAATTCAAGGGTCGCCAGGACGATCTGCGCCGTCAGCTGGAACAGGCAGGCTTTAAGATGGATGACGCCTCTCTGAGCTTTGCCTCGGGCGATCAGGGCCGCGGTCGTCAGCGCACGCCTTCGGAGTCGTCAGACTACGGATCACCAGTGAGCGATACCGAGGTCGCATCTGCCGACGCTCATAGTCTCATTGATGCTCAGTTGCTTGCTGAAGCCTCTACTGACCTCGCCTTTTATAACCGCTTGTCTGCCGATGGCTACGGCCCGGCGCGCACCCTTTCTCTCAGTCTGCTCGTGTAA
- a CDS encoding glycosyltransferase, with translation MRILNLMLAKGRGGLERMAVRYHEALVAEGFEVLSVGHAKGVLAEKIKPEQFARLNSGFTGDPLAALSLKALAKRFQASLVIAHGNRAIALAGHPMAGLGRQSLGVVHNFRFKPSLTKLRTAIAVSPAVQAAITARYPRLDTHMLENFTALVMHPVKTFPLDRPRIGSLGRLHVNKGFDVLIRAIGQLRDRGTELSLLIAGDGPEKAALNTLITELKLEDRVTLTGWIEPADDFVASLDLFVLSSRVEPFGLVVAEAMAAGVPIVSTRIDGPRHILRDGELATLIPPEDPDALADALEALMQDWLPVLDRACHAQAHALETYGLIAGQTRLKSLINQFEPEN, from the coding sequence ATGCGTATTCTCAATCTGATGCTGGCCAAGGGACGCGGCGGGCTGGAGAGAATGGCCGTGCGATATCACGAGGCGCTGGTGGCTGAAGGCTTTGAGGTGCTGAGCGTCGGTCACGCCAAGGGCGTGCTGGCCGAAAAGATCAAACCCGAACAGTTCGCCCGCCTCAACAGCGGCTTTACCGGTGACCCGCTGGCGGCCCTGAGCCTGAAAGCCCTGGCCAAACGCTTTCAGGCCTCACTGGTCATCGCCCACGGCAACCGCGCCATCGCTCTGGCCGGGCATCCGATGGCCGGGCTGGGTCGTCAGAGCCTGGGGGTAGTGCACAATTTCCGCTTCAAGCCGAGCCTGACCAAACTGCGCACCGCCATTGCCGTGTCTCCCGCCGTTCAGGCGGCCATTACCGCCCGTTATCCGCGCCTGGACACGCACATGCTGGAAAACTTCACCGCTCTGGTCATGCACCCGGTCAAGACCTTCCCCCTCGATCGCCCGCGAATAGGCTCGCTCGGGCGGCTACATGTCAACAAAGGGTTTGACGTGCTGATCCGCGCTATTGGCCAGCTGCGCGACCGCGGCACAGAATTGTCCCTGCTGATCGCCGGAGACGGCCCGGAAAAGGCGGCGCTAAACACCCTGATCACGGAACTGAAGCTGGAAGATCGTGTCACCCTAACAGGCTGGATTGAGCCCGCAGATGATTTTGTGGCGTCGCTCGACCTGTTCGTCCTATCGTCGCGTGTTGAGCCGTTCGGATTGGTGGTGGCTGAAGCCATGGCCGCTGGCGTTCCCATCGTCTCCACGCGGATCGACGGGCCACGACATATCCTGCGGGACGGCGAACTGGCCACCCTGATCCCACCCGAAGACCCGGACGCTCTGGCTGACGCCCTTGAGGCTTTGATGCAGGACTGGCTGCCCGTGCTCGACCGCGCCTGCCACGCGCAGGCCCACGCGCTGGAAACCTACGGCCTGATTGCGGGTCAAACGCGCCTCAAAAGCCTTATCAACCAGTTTGAGCCGGAAAACTGA
- a CDS encoding winged helix-turn-helix transcriptional regulator: MGRSADYSGERCAIAAAIDIVGEPWTLLIVRNAFLGHSRFEQWQKSLGVARNVLAARLKRLVALGLMQAVVYSERPLRHEYVLTEKGRSLKGVLVALYGWGRQHVYDDNDGPFFELVHDDCKGIFITQPKCEACGEMIDEHSVLKAREDGRGMTLSELYVRKGIGVD, translated from the coding sequence ATGGGACGATCGGCTGACTATTCCGGCGAAAGGTGCGCCATTGCGGCGGCCATAGACATCGTCGGAGAACCGTGGACCCTGCTCATTGTGCGCAATGCCTTTCTGGGGCATAGCCGCTTTGAGCAATGGCAAAAGAGCCTGGGCGTTGCGCGCAACGTACTCGCGGCGCGACTGAAGCGTCTGGTGGCGCTGGGCCTGATGCAGGCTGTGGTGTATTCCGAACGGCCACTGCGCCACGAATATGTGCTGACCGAAAAGGGGCGCAGCCTCAAGGGCGTTCTGGTCGCGCTCTATGGCTGGGGGCGTCAGCACGTCTACGACGACAACGATGGCCCCTTCTTTGAGTTGGTCCACGACGACTGCAAGGGTATCTTTATCACTCAGCCCAAGTGCGAGGCCTGCGGTGAGATGATCGACGAACACAGCGTGCTTAAGGCGCGCGAAGACGGCCGGGGTATGACCCTCTCGGAACTCTATGTTCGCAAAGGCATTGGTGTTGACTAG
- the flgK gene encoding flagellar hook-associated protein FlgK, protein MSLNSILNIGASGLMTAQSQLRVVSDNISNVNTPGYIRKVGTQQASVIGSQGAGVMSGQVMLAADKYLQQAAMRANSSASQAEVFHELFDQIQSQFGDLTDTNGLFNLGDKALSAAASAAETPASSAARQEVLSAFESFLDESKRISGEIQNARANADSRIATTVKAINDLIKNISDLNPTISQSTINGSDASGAQTKQTGYIDELSKLIDVEVSTNSNGGVTVRTSSGMVLAGDQRASLSYEPTSPVSAATNFNSVIVTGPNGEKRDFSEHIKTGELRGLLDVRDKESVAVSAQLAEYMSVYADQLNAAHNAASAVPAPNSLTGKAMNQTLAEALNGFADASGTGSGTTNLTVLDNTNKIASKVDLTFSRDASGNSQVSINGGTAVLTSDSTLLSQINTALNGTGTLSFSDGKLSFAATNSTYGVAIADDPSNPALKNGKGFSHLFGLNDLVRSDVPFDYATGLTASSAHGFDSGSVKFNVMNGSGSRVQTVDIAFPAGGTMTDLVNTLNNTSSGLGRYGTFSLSTSGELTFRGFGNPANSLGIAEDSTTRLGTGASFSEMFGLGGLAAERTDSLALDPTIANNLDRLSMATLNLTAASGTPALVAGDGSGAQRLATIATKSVTFKAAGGNAGGNSTLTRYAADLAGQVGATAATAKSRMDGADALAAEATSRRTAAEGVNLDEELINLTTYQQAYSASSRLIQAAKEMYDVLFNMF, encoded by the coding sequence ATGTCGCTCAACTCGATTCTGAATATCGGCGCCTCCGGTCTGATGACGGCCCAAAGCCAGTTGCGCGTCGTTTCGGACAATATTTCTAACGTCAATACTCCGGGCTACATCCGAAAGGTGGGCACGCAGCAAGCCAGCGTCATCGGCTCTCAGGGGGCCGGTGTCATGTCCGGTCAAGTCATGCTGGCGGCCGACAAATACTTGCAACAAGCGGCGATGCGGGCGAATTCATCGGCCTCACAAGCCGAGGTTTTTCACGAACTTTTCGACCAGATTCAGTCGCAATTTGGCGACCTAACCGACACAAACGGTCTATTCAATCTGGGGGACAAGGCCCTATCGGCCGCGGCCTCGGCAGCAGAAACACCCGCTTCGAGCGCGGCGCGTCAGGAAGTCCTGTCGGCGTTTGAGAGCTTTCTGGACGAAAGCAAGCGCATCTCCGGAGAAATCCAGAACGCACGCGCCAATGCGGACAGCCGCATAGCGACAACGGTCAAGGCCATCAATGACCTGATCAAGAACATTTCGGACCTCAACCCGACCATTTCTCAGTCCACGATCAACGGCAGCGACGCTTCGGGTGCCCAGACGAAACAGACCGGATATATTGACGAGCTGTCCAAGCTGATCGACGTCGAAGTCAGCACCAATAGCAACGGTGGTGTAACTGTCCGCACATCCTCGGGGATGGTACTGGCAGGAGATCAGCGGGCGAGCTTGTCTTACGAGCCGACCAGCCCTGTTAGCGCCGCAACAAATTTTAACTCGGTCATCGTTACCGGGCCAAACGGGGAAAAGCGCGATTTCTCCGAGCACATTAAGACCGGTGAACTGCGCGGCCTCCTGGACGTCCGCGATAAAGAGTCCGTTGCCGTCAGCGCGCAACTGGCCGAATATATGTCGGTCTATGCCGATCAGCTTAACGCCGCGCATAACGCGGCCTCCGCTGTGCCCGCCCCGAATTCCTTGACGGGTAAGGCGATGAACCAGACCCTAGCCGAGGCTCTCAACGGATTTGCGGACGCCAGCGGCACGGGCAGCGGGACGACCAATCTGACCGTACTCGACAACACCAATAAGATTGCCAGCAAGGTCGACCTGACCTTCAGCCGCGACGCCTCCGGCAACAGCCAGGTGTCTATTAACGGCGGGACAGCGGTCCTAACCTCCGACTCGACCCTGCTGTCGCAAATCAATACCGCCCTGAATGGCACAGGGACCCTCAGCTTCTCCGACGGCAAGCTGAGCTTCGCTGCCACCAACAGCACCTATGGCGTGGCCATCGCCGACGACCCGAGCAACCCCGCCTTGAAAAACGGTAAGGGCTTCTCGCACTTATTCGGCCTGAACGATCTGGTGCGTAGCGACGTGCCCTTTGACTACGCCACCGGTTTGACGGCCAGCTCTGCCCACGGTTTTGACAGTGGCAGCGTGAAGTTCAACGTGATGAATGGTTCGGGGTCACGCGTGCAAACCGTGGACATCGCCTTCCCCGCGGGCGGCACCATGACGGACCTCGTCAATACGCTGAACAATACCTCGAGCGGGCTTGGTCGCTATGGCACCTTCTCGCTTAGCACGTCGGGCGAACTGACCTTCCGCGGCTTTGGAAACCCGGCCAACAGTCTGGGTATAGCCGAAGATTCTACGACGCGCCTCGGCACCGGAGCCTCGTTTAGTGAGATGTTCGGCCTGGGTGGACTGGCGGCCGAACGCACCGATAGCCTGGCGCTCGACCCGACTATTGCCAACAATCTCGACCGTCTGTCGATGGCCACGCTGAACTTGACGGCGGCTTCGGGGACACCGGCACTTGTGGCCGGGGACGGCAGCGGGGCTCAGCGCCTAGCAACAATCGCCACAAAGAGCGTCACCTTCAAAGCGGCCGGGGGTAATGCCGGCGGCAACTCCACGCTCACCCGCTATGCCGCCGACCTCGCCGGACAGGTGGGGGCCACCGCTGCGACCGCCAAGTCGCGCATGGACGGGGCCGACGCTCTCGCCGCCGAAGCCACCTCACGCCGAACCGCCGCTGAAGGCGTCAACCTCGATGAGGAACTGATCAACCTGACCACCTATCAGCAGGCCTATTCGGCCTCCTCGCGCCTTATTCAGGCGGCGAAGGAGATGTACGATGTCCTGTTCAACATGTTCTGA
- a CDS encoding flagellin: protein MRISTGQMWGNALSNLMQAQIRKDEANNQLSTQKVATDFAGYGRGAEIIAAYQSSLERITAYSQVAQSVSDRLASQNIALERASDGIATGKDGIMDAIASKSLDGLTTVLQSSYMAFADGLNYKHQGAYLFGGGNESEAPLAAMSLNDLAGTPAADVFKNGSVKKASKIDATTTLQTGMLASDIGTEGATLFRDLKAFIDANAPMQGAMTDAQQATLQGLATRMNAAYTKMVDHTALNGTFQNRVENTLKSLEGQESSLNNLISNKTDINMAEAYTKLEQADLTVQAASQVVANLKSVSLLDLLR from the coding sequence ATGCGTATCTCAACCGGTCAGATGTGGGGCAATGCCCTGTCGAACCTTATGCAGGCCCAGATCCGCAAGGACGAGGCCAATAACCAGTTGTCGACTCAAAAAGTGGCGACCGATTTCGCGGGCTATGGCCGAGGTGCGGAAATCATCGCCGCCTATCAGTCATCGCTGGAACGCATCACCGCCTACAGCCAGGTGGCGCAAAGCGTGTCTGACCGTCTCGCCAGCCAGAACATCGCGTTGGAACGCGCCAGCGACGGCATAGCCACCGGTAAGGACGGCATCATGGACGCCATCGCCAGCAAGTCACTAGATGGGCTGACCACCGTGCTGCAGTCGAGCTATATGGCGTTTGCCGACGGCCTAAACTACAAACATCAGGGTGCCTACCTTTTCGGCGGCGGCAATGAGAGCGAAGCCCCGCTGGCAGCCATGTCTCTGAATGACCTCGCCGGAACGCCAGCTGCGGATGTCTTCAAGAACGGCAGTGTGAAAAAAGCCTCCAAGATCGACGCTACCACCACCCTGCAAACCGGCATGCTCGCCAGCGATATTGGCACCGAAGGCGCTACCCTCTTTCGCGACTTGAAAGCCTTTATTGATGCCAACGCGCCCATGCAGGGCGCGATGACCGATGCGCAGCAAGCGACGCTTCAGGGCCTCGCTACACGCATGAATGCCGCCTACACAAAGATGGTGGACCATACAGCCCTGAACGGTACGTTCCAAAATCGCGTCGAAAACACCCTGAAGTCGCTGGAAGGTCAGGAAAGCAGCCTGAACAATCTCATCTCGAACAAAACCGATATCAACATGGCCGAAGCCTATACCAAGCTGGAACAAGCGGACCTGACGGTGCAGGCGGCATCACAGGTGGTGGCCAATCTCAAGTCGGTGTCGCTGCTCGACCTGTTAAGATAA
- the mnmA gene encoding tRNA 2-thiouridine(34) synthase MnmA, producing MTASAPACPVPVFDTADLGEAIARVRQSVGLSQGARVVAAMSGGVDSSVAAALLHAAGYEVIGVTLQLYDHGQALKKTGACCAGQDIHDARVAAEKIGIAHYVLDYESRFKDSVIEEFADSYLRGETPVPCIRCNQTVKFRDLLDVARDLGAEAMATGHYVERRDTGNRAELRRAIDRNRDQSYFLFATTREQLDFLRFPLADIPKPQVRDIARQMGLNVAAKPDSQDICFVPEGKYTTLIDRLRPQGREAGDIVHLDGRVLGKHQGITGYTIGQRRGLNIAVGEPLFVIKLDAETRRVIVGPREALNTAALVMKETNWLGDHETLESAAAAHLPVLARVRSTRPPVPARLNLREGQVEVVFDASEEGVAPGQACVLYDPADEDRVLGGGFIERTRPVELAL from the coding sequence ATGACTGCGTCTGCACCCGCCTGCCCCGTCCCTGTTTTCGACACCGCCGATCTGGGCGAAGCGATTGCCCGCGTGCGCCAAAGCGTCGGCCTGTCGCAAGGCGCGCGCGTCGTCGCTGCCATGTCTGGCGGTGTGGATTCGTCGGTCGCCGCAGCCCTTCTGCATGCCGCTGGTTATGAGGTGATTGGTGTTACGCTTCAGCTTTATGATCACGGGCAGGCGCTGAAAAAGACCGGAGCCTGCTGCGCCGGGCAGGACATCCACGACGCCCGCGTCGCCGCCGAAAAGATCGGTATTGCCCACTACGTGCTGGACTATGAAAGTCGCTTCAAGGATTCGGTGATCGAAGAGTTTGCCGACTCCTATCTGCGCGGTGAAACCCCGGTGCCCTGCATCCGCTGCAACCAGACGGTCAAATTCCGCGATCTACTGGACGTCGCCCGCGATCTGGGGGCCGAGGCGATGGCCACCGGCCACTATGTCGAACGCCGCGACACGGGTAACCGCGCCGAGCTGCGCCGTGCTATCGATCGCAACCGCGACCAGTCCTATTTCCTGTTCGCCACCACGCGTGAACAGCTCGACTTCTTGCGCTTTCCGCTGGCCGATATCCCCAAGCCGCAAGTGCGCGACATTGCCCGCCAGATGGGGCTCAATGTCGCCGCCAAGCCGGATTCCCAGGACATCTGTTTTGTGCCGGAAGGCAAGTACACCACGCTTATCGACCGGCTGCGTCCGCAGGGCCGTGAGGCGGGTGATATCGTGCACCTCGACGGGCGCGTTCTGGGAAAGCATCAGGGCATCACCGGTTACACGATTGGTCAGCGGCGCGGGCTCAATATCGCCGTGGGCGAGCCTTTGTTTGTCATCAAGCTCGATGCCGAGACGCGCCGGGTTATCGTCGGCCCGCGTGAAGCGCTAAATACCGCCGCCCTCGTCATGAAGGAAACCAACTGGCTGGGCGATCACGAAACGCTAGAGAGCGCCGCGGCCGCCCACCTACCAGTGCTGGCGCGAGTGCGTTCGACCCGCCCGCCGGTCCCCGCGCGGCTCAACCTGCGCGAGGGCCAGGTCGAGGTGGTGTTTGACGCTTCGGAAGAAGGCGTCGCTCCCGGCCAGGCCTGCGTCCTCTATGATCCAGCGGACGAGGACCGCGTGCTGGGGGGCGGCTTTATTGAACGCACCCGCCCCGTAGAATTGGCGCTCTAG
- a CDS encoding Lrp/AsnC family transcriptional regulator — MSADIDELDARILTLVQEDANLSVAEIAEKVNLSPSPCWRRLKRLEDIGVIRKRVTLLEPDQLGLGFEVYAAVKLSLPSRDNLEAFEARLAEWPEIVSCATVTGREDYMLRIVTRDMHAYDDFMRDKLLASDLVSAIESRIVIRSVKTTTALPLKLVVPGAEG, encoded by the coding sequence GTGTCCGCTGATATCGATGAACTGGATGCGCGGATACTGACTCTGGTGCAGGAAGATGCCAACCTGTCGGTGGCCGAGATCGCCGAGAAGGTCAATCTGTCGCCCTCACCGTGCTGGCGACGTTTGAAACGGCTGGAAGACATCGGGGTTATCCGCAAACGCGTGACGCTGCTGGAGCCCGATCAGCTGGGGCTGGGGTTTGAGGTCTATGCGGCGGTCAAACTGTCCCTCCCGTCGCGTGATAACCTCGAAGCCTTTGAAGCAAGGTTGGCCGAGTGGCCGGAAATCGTCTCTTGCGCCACGGTGACCGGCCGTGAAGATTATATGCTGCGTATCGTGACGCGCGATATGCACGCCTATGACGATTTCATGCGCGACAAATTATTGGCCTCTGACCTCGTTTCCGCCATAGAAAGTCGTATCGTCATTCGCTCTGTGAAAACCACGACGGCCTTGCCGTTGAAACTTGTCGTCCCTGGAGCCGAAGGCTAG